The following are encoded together in the Variovorax sp. PBS-H4 genome:
- the paaB gene encoding 1,2-phenylacetyl-CoA epoxidase subunit PaaB — MSDTSIEHEWPLWEVFVRSKAGLDHKHCGSLHAPDPKMALQMARDVYTRRQEGVSVWVVRSDQIVASDPGDKDMFFDPAEDKVYRHPTFYALPKSVDHM, encoded by the coding sequence ATGAGCGACACGAGCATCGAACATGAATGGCCGCTGTGGGAAGTGTTCGTGCGCAGCAAGGCCGGGCTGGATCACAAGCACTGCGGCAGCCTGCACGCGCCCGACCCGAAGATGGCGCTGCAGATGGCCCGCGACGTCTATACGCGGCGGCAGGAAGGCGTCAGCGTCTGGGTGGTGCGCTCCGACCAGATCGTGGCGAGCGATCCCGGCGACAAGGACATGTTCTTCGACCCGGCGGAAGACAAGGTCTACCGCCACCCGACCTTCTACGCCTTGCCGAAGTCGGTCGACCACATGTGA
- the paaA gene encoding 1,2-phenylacetyl-CoA epoxidase subunit PaaA produces the protein MYTQAMDTMGKDKDGPKAVRSAEEMRLEQRFDERIDAGGFVEAKDWMPEHYRKTLVRQISQHAHSEIVGMLPEGNWISRAPTLKRKAILLAKVQDEGGHGLYLYAAAETLGTSRDQMLDALHSGKAKYSSIFNYPTLTWADMGTIGWLVDGAAIMNQVPICRCSYAPYARAMIRICREESFHQRQGYEALLTMMQHGTEAQKAMVQDAVNRWWWPSIMMFGPPDDQSPNSAQSMRWGIKRFTNDELRQKFIDAAVEQAKVLGVTLPDPELKWNEERQAHDHGPIDWAEFWRVIGGDGPCNRERLGARVKAWEEGAWVRDAALAHARKQHHLKEAA, from the coding sequence ATGTACACCCAAGCAATGGACACCATGGGCAAGGACAAGGACGGCCCCAAGGCCGTGCGCTCGGCCGAGGAGATGCGCCTGGAGCAGCGCTTCGACGAGCGCATCGATGCGGGCGGCTTCGTCGAGGCCAAGGACTGGATGCCCGAGCACTACCGCAAGACGCTGGTGCGCCAGATCAGCCAACATGCGCATTCCGAGATCGTGGGCATGCTGCCCGAGGGCAACTGGATCAGCCGCGCGCCCACGCTGAAGCGCAAGGCGATCCTGCTGGCCAAGGTGCAGGACGAGGGCGGGCACGGCCTCTACCTGTACGCCGCGGCTGAGACCCTGGGCACCAGCCGCGACCAGATGCTCGATGCACTGCACAGCGGCAAGGCCAAGTACAGCTCGATCTTCAACTACCCCACGCTGACCTGGGCCGACATGGGCACCATCGGCTGGCTGGTCGATGGCGCGGCGATCATGAACCAGGTGCCGATCTGCCGCTGCTCCTACGCACCCTATGCGCGCGCCATGATCCGCATCTGCCGCGAGGAAAGCTTTCATCAGCGCCAGGGCTACGAGGCGCTGCTGACCATGATGCAGCACGGCACCGAGGCGCAGAAGGCGATGGTGCAGGACGCGGTGAACCGCTGGTGGTGGCCCTCGATCATGATGTTCGGCCCGCCCGACGACCAGTCGCCCAACAGTGCGCAGTCGATGCGATGGGGCATCAAGCGCTTCACCAACGACGAGCTGCGCCAGAAGTTCATCGATGCCGCGGTCGAGCAGGCCAAGGTATTGGGCGTGACCCTGCCCGACCCTGAGCTGAAGTGGAACGAGGAACGCCAGGCGCACGACCATGGGCCGATCGACTGGGCCGAATTCTGGCGGGTGATCGGCGGCGACGGCCCTTGCAACCGCGAGCGGCTCGGGGCCCGCGTGAAGGCCTGGGAAGAAGGCGCCTGGGTGCGCGATGCCGCGCTGGCCCATGCGCGCAAGCAACATCATCTGAAGGAAGCAGCATGA